The genomic stretch CACTTGAAGATCCAGGGGAAAATTGCCTCCACTATAAAaccttctcaaaaaaaaaacaaacaaacaaaccacacatCACTAATCACCTAGCAATctcttttaaatgtaaaatattatcaaaaacattaaaaatctgcATACAAAGCTACTTCATAGCAAAAGGAGTATAGCATTAAATTGTcagcaagaaaagaaaagtgtaaaatttagaggaagagagaggttaataaaaaaaaggatgtgggaataaatttaattagTAAATTACCTAACAGGCAGATGAAAATGCTCACTTGTGCAGTCTATATTTACCAGGTTGGCTGGAATAAACGATAGAAACAAGTTTACTAGTAGTTATTTAGTACCTTTGAGAGTTTAACTGTGTGACAGAGAGGAGCTTTTCTTTGGCATTGTCTGCCAGTGTCTTTTTATGACCCTAAATACAGGCCATTTTAGTAAATACAGACACGTACTTTTCCCTCATtggattttctcatttttccacaGCTTTGGTTACAAACAGGTCCTAAAGAACTACATTTGACCTTGAGGTTTTTTCATTTCATTGGCTTAATTTAATGGTCCTCTAGTAACATTCATTAGATGAGTACGAGGGGTAAATAAGTGAGTAAGAGggataaatatatgcattttgagAAAAATTGGGCCCTATCCAATTTTCTAAATGCACTACTCTTAATTAGAAGAATATATTAAGGATTAATTTAGGTAACTTTATTGTGCCATGTGGTTGTCTTTTCCTAATTGACTGTTCATTTTATATTGCTGACAAGTCTTTACCCAGGTATAAAAGTTGTACAAGTTATTGTTTGGATTATTCTGTGACACATTCTGTACCATTTCTGCACCCAGGAGATTAACATTCTGTACATGGGAAATTGGAAAAGACTGGacttcatttttcaaattataaattgttgcttttctttctaaACTGCAGTAGAACATTTCGCTGTTCTTACATAGGTGAAATTGGAACATCTTGCTCATTTTCTTTAGGTGAAGTCTTGACATTTTGTTCTTCTTACTCATCTGTAGGTGACACATTCGGCTCTTCTCTCTCATCTGCTCTTTTGCGtgtcagaaaaaaaacaattaaaacgcataacaacataataaaaggaaTCAACCAAAGTAGAAGCAGGTCATTGGTTTTGTGCCCCATTTTCATCCTTCTTTCCAGAGGGGGTGGCCCACTATCAATACTACCTCCACTGCCTTCTTTCAGGCAGAAGGGAGGGTCCCACTCTGGGTTGCAATGGCAGTGATGTCTGTTGTTGCAGACTCCTTTCTGGTTGCAGGTCTTAGGTGCACAACCACTTATCAGATATGACCTATGGACACACTTCCTTTGGATGCAGACATGTTCTCCCCCACATTCTGTCCCATCTTTCACATCACCAATGTCAGGTATGGTCATCCCAAAGTGGTAGTCAGTACCCCAGCAGGTGACGCCATTGATGTGAGTCCAATGCACAGTAGAATGATCTCTCAGAAGGGGAAGTTCTATCACGTTATCACACTGAATCCTCCCACACAAGGTATCTAAGATGTCACATTGCATGTATGTAGCGTTCATTAAACCACAGTTCCCAAAACGGTCACCTCGGGTGTTCATTTCTGTGTAGCAACTCTGATTTGCACTCTTGGCCTCTTTGCCAAAAATGTTCCTACACTGCTCTTCACGGTTATTGCATCTCTTTTCATAGCAGTAGCCACCGCCCTTGCATGACACCCCATTCTGCACATACACATCCTCTGGACAATGGTAGGATGTCCCATTGCACCACTCTGGGAGATCACAGTCATTTTCCTCTTGCCTACAAACTTCGCCTGTTGGCAGGATCTGGCAGTCTTTGCAACAACTCCCCAGAGCACAAGCAGCCCCAGCGCTGAGAGTGCAGTTGGACTCACAGCACGGATCTTTCATACACAAATGTAAAGCGCCACAGTCACACTCTTCTCCTTCTTCAACCACACTGTTCCCACACTGTGCAAGTGTGAagatgttctctgtatctgatgAAAGGTACAAGCAATTTCGACTTGCAATGTTGTTCATGAAGCTAGCATAACTGCAGTTGCTGAATCGAGTTGCACTTGATGGGTATGCATACATTATGCAGTTTTTATGTCCACATGTACAAGTTTTGTCATCATGTTCCATACCCAAATTATGACCAATCTCATGTGATACAGTATATGCAAATGAATAGACATTATCTTTCATGAAACTATCAACTCCACAGTTATAATTATTGTTACATACTGTTCCAACATAGGATAAGCCAACAACAATACCATACCCATGCTTTACAAAAACATGGGCAACATCATGGGGAAAGCGCATATTAAAGCTAGCTTTCTTCCATTTGCAAAATCTATTCAGGAGACCACCTATTGTATCTATTGAAATGGGGTTTTTTTCAGTCCAGACCTCAATTCCCATTAAAACCACATCAACATCTAGTGAACTCAAAAACTTATTTACTCCACTGACCACAAGTAATACTTCATACTGCACAGCTGTGGTGTTACTTTGGTGATGAAGATAGCGATTGTGGTCCACCACCACTGCCAGTTCAAGAAGCCGCCTGTGGGTCCACCAGCCTTCATACCCACTCTGCATCAAAGTGAAGTTAGCACTCTCCTGAAATTTCAGTTGTCTTGCTATTTCGTCATCTGTTAATCCACATTTCATGGCTGGCAATTGTGTCTCTTCACTCTTCATCCGATATAAGAGATGTTCAAATGTGGTAGAATGTGTCTTGGGCTCCATTTCATAAACAACGTCATTTGTCTGTAATATTCCCTGAAAACCACCCAAACAGGCACTGAGGGCAACCATGGATTCTGGGTCTCCCTCCACATAACCATGATAGTAGCAGTCATTCTGGATAAAAGGCTGGTCCTCAAGGAGAGCGCCTCCGTCTGAGTAGGTGAACACTCTGAAGTGTCTGGATAGAAAATGCCTGTTGACTTTCATGTGTATGACCTGTTTCTGACCTCCAAAATGCATTCTGTAAGAGAGCCAATCTTTATTCTTCATGCCAAATTCAGTGCCTATTAACTTCATTGGAATCACAACTTCTGGGTGATCAAGTCGTTGGGAGTGCACAACTGGGCACCATCCATATGAGAACAGAATCACCCCCAGCCAGAGTGGCAGGAGAGCATTCCTCACACACACCAGGGCCTCACTCACAGCCATTATGGTGCCACCTACACAGACACTGGTGAGAGCAAAATAGGACGGGCAGGAAGCATCACTGTTCTCTCCGAGGTGCGTGTTTGGCATCGACTTTGAATCTGTTCTCTGGCAGGCTCATATCAGAGGAACACactgaaagtgaaaataaaaagcagagtAGAGACAGGGTTGGGGATTATGAGCAGGCCAAGGtggaggggaagaaaaagagaagtgttACACTGAATTATTGTTTGAGACATGACTCAGAATGCTACaaaaatttgcttttaataaattttacAGGAGCCAAGCCcatgtggctgagtggttgactTGGTCACTGGTTCAACATCTGGTCAGGCAGCATGCCTGGGATTAGGGGTTAATTCTCAGTACCACGCATGCAGGAGATAacttatccatgtttctctgtcatagAGGTTTCTATAtcactctccctctttcttcttctatctttaaaaatctatataagcatattaaatagaaagaaatagtAAGGTAGTGTGAGATTTTTGGTGTACAAAAA from Eptesicus fuscus isolate TK198812 chromosome 6, DD_ASM_mEF_20220401, whole genome shotgun sequence encodes the following:
- the LOC129149441 gene encoding disintegrin and metalloproteinase domain-containing protein 20-like, whose translation is MPNTHLGENSDASCPSYFALTSVCVGGTIMAVSEALVCVRNALLPLWLGVILFSYGWCPVVHSQRLDHPEVVIPMKLIGTEFGMKNKDWLSYRMHFGGQKQVIHMKVNRHFLSRHFRVFTYSDGGALLEDQPFIQNDCYYHGYVEGDPESMVALSACLGGFQGILQTNDVVYEMEPKTHSTTFEHLLYRMKSEETQLPAMKCGLTDDEIARQLKFQESANFTLMQSGYEGWWTHRRLLELAVVVDHNRYLHHQSNTTAVQYEVLLVVSGVNKFLSSLDVDVVLMGIEVWTEKNPISIDTIGGLLNRFCKWKKASFNMRFPHDVAHVFVKHGYGIVVGLSYVGTVCNNNYNCGVDSFMKDNVYSFAYTVSHEIGHNLGMEHDDKTCTCGHKNCIMYAYPSSATRFSNCSYASFMNNIASRNCLYLSSDTENIFTLAQCGNSVVEEGEECDCGALHLCMKDPCCESNCTLSAGAACALGSCCKDCQILPTGEVCRQEENDCDLPEWCNGTSYHCPEDVYVQNGVSCKGGGYCYEKRCNNREEQCRNIFGKEAKSANQSCYTEMNTRGDRFGNCGLMNATYMQCDILDTLCGRIQCDNVIELPLLRDHSTVHWTHINGVTCWGTDYHFGMTIPDIGDVKDGTECGGEHVCIQRKCVHRSYLISGCAPKTCNQKGVCNNRHHCHCNPEWDPPFCLKEGSGGSIDSGPPPLERRMKMGHKTNDLLLLWLIPFIMLLCVLIVFFLTRKRADEREEPNVSPTDE